A window of the Lepus europaeus isolate LE1 chromosome 5, mLepTim1.pri, whole genome shotgun sequence genome harbors these coding sequences:
- the PLPPR4 gene encoding phospholipid phosphatase-related protein type 4 — protein MSAKERPKGKVIKDSVTLLPCFYFVELPILASSVVSLYFLELTDVFKPVHSGFSCYDRSLSMPYIEPTQEAIPFLMLLSLAFAGPAITIMVGEGILYCCLSKRRNGVGLEPNINAGGCNFNSFLRRAVRFVGVHVFGLCSTALITDIIQLSTGYQAPYFLTVCKPNYTSLNVSCKENSYIVEDICSGSDLTVINSGRKSFPSQHATLAAFAAVYVSMYFNSTLTDSSKLLKPLLVFTFIICGIICGLTRITQYKNHPVDVYCGFLIGGGIALYLGLYAVGNFLPSEESMFQHREALRSLTDLNQDPSRVLSAKNGSSSDGIAHTEGILNRNHRDASSLTNLKRANADVEIITPRSPLGKENMVTFSNTLPRANTPSVEDPVRRNATIHASMDSARSKQLLTQWKNKNESRKLSLQVMENEPGQSPPRSIEMRSSSEPRVGVNGDHHGPGNQYLKIQSGTVPSCNNSMPGGPRVSIQSRPGSSQLVHIPEETQENISTSPKSSSARAKWLKAAEKTVACNRSNSQPRIMQVIAMSKQQGVLQSSPKNTEGSTVSCTGSIRYKTLTDHEPSGIVRVEAHPENNRPIIQIPSTEGEGSGSWKWKAPEKSSLRQTYELNDLNRDSESYESLKDSFGSGDRKRSNIDTNEHHHHGITTIRVTPVEGSEIGSETLSISSSRDSTLRRKGNIILIPERSNSPENTRNIFYKGTSPTRAYKD, from the exons TTACCTATATTGGCATCATCGGTGGTTAGCCTGTACTTCCTTGAACTCACGGATGTCTTCAAACCTGTACATTCTGGATTTAGCTGCTATGATCGGAGTCTCAGCATGCCATACATTGAGCCAACCCAGGAGGCAATTCCATTCCTCATGTTGCTTAGCTTGGCTTTTGCTGGACCTGCAATTACG ATCATGGTAGGGGAAGGAATTCTCTACTGTTGCCTGTCCAAAAGAAGAAACGGGGTTGGACTGGAGCCTAACATTAACGCTGGAGGCTGCAACTTCAACTCTTTCCTTAGAAGAGCCGTCAGATTCGTTG GTGTTCATGTATTTGGACTATGCTCTACAGCTCTCATTACAGATATAATACAACTGTCCACAGGATATCAGGCACCATACTTTCTGACTGTGTGCAAACCAAACTATACCTCTCTCAATGTGTCTTGCAAAGAGAATTCCTACATTGTGGAAGATATTTGTTCTGGATCTGACCTTACAGTGATCAACAGTGGCAG AAAATCATTCCCTTCTCAACATGCGACCCTCGCTGCCTTTGCAGCTGTGTATGTTTCG atgtaCTTCAATTCCACATTAACGGATTCCTCTAAGCTTCTGAAACCCCTCTTGGTCTTCACATTTATCATCTGTGGAATCATCTGCGGGCTAACACGGATAACTCAGTATAAGAACCATCCAGTGGATGTTTATTGTGGCTTTTTAATAGGAGGAGGAATTGCACTATACTTG GGCCTGTATGCTGTGGGGAATTTTCTGCCTAGTGAGGAGAGCATGTTTCAGCACAGAGAAGCGCTCAGGTCTCTGACAGATCTCAATCAAGACCCCAGCCGCGTTTTATCAGCTAAAAACGGTAGCAGCAGTGACGGAATCGCTCACACAGAGGGCATCCtcaacagaaaccacagagatGCTAGCTCCCTGACAAACCTCAAAAGGGCCAACGCTGATGTGGAGATCATCACTCCACGGAGCCCCTTGGGGAAGGAGAACATGGTCACCTTCAGCAACACCCTGCCGAGAGCCAACACTCCCTCAGTGGAAGACCCGGTGAGGAGAAACGCAACCATTCACGCTTCCATGGATTCCGCTCGATCCAAGCAGCTCCTCACCCAGTGGAAGAACAAGAATGAAAGCCGGAAGTTGTCCCTGCAAGTTATGGAGAATGAGCCTGGACAGTCTCCACCCAGATCCATCGAAATGAGGTCAAGCTCGGAGCCAAGGGTGGGGGTGAATGGAGACCATCACGGGCCTGGCAATCAGTACCTCAAGATCCAGTCTGGCACCGTGCCCAGCTGCAACAATAGCATGCCGGGAGGGCCGAGGGTATCCATCCAGTCCCGCCCCGGGTCCTCCCAGTTGGTGCACATCCCCgaggagacccaggagaacaTAAGCACCTCCCCCAAGAGCAGCTCTGCTAGGGCCAAGTGGTTGAAGGCTGCGGAGAAGACTGTGGCCTGCAACAGGAGCAACAGCCAGCCCCGCATCATGCAAGTCATAGCCATGTCCAAGCAGCAGGGAGTCCTCCAGAGCAGCCCCAAGAACACGGAAGGCAGCACGGTCTCCTGCACTGGCTCCATCCGCTACAAAACCCTGACAGATCACGAACCCAGCGGGATCGTGAGGGTCGAGGCGCACCCGGAGAACAATAGGCCCATCATACAGATTCCATCCACCGAAGGGGAAGGCAGTGGCTCCTGGAAATGGAAGGCCCCCGAGAAGAGCAGCCTTCGCCAAACCTACGAGCTCAACGACCTCAACAGGGACTCCGAGAGCTACGAGTCCCTGAAAGACAGTTTCGGTTCCGGagatcggaagagaagcaacaTTGACACTAACGAGCATCACCACCATGGCATCACCACCATCCGAGTCACCCCAGTGGAGGGCAGTGAAATCGGCTCGGAGACACTGTCCATTTCTTCTTCACGCGACTCCACCCTGCGGAGAAAGGGCAACATCATCTTAATCCCTGAAAGAAGCAACAGCCCTGAAAACACTAGAAATATCTTCTACAAAGGAACCTCCCCGACACGGGCGTATAAGGATTGA